In Pseudomonas fakonensis, one DNA window encodes the following:
- a CDS encoding SDR family oxidoreductase encodes MEIRGGGPGHNGRVALVTGAARGIGLGIAAWLICEGWQVVLSDLDRQRGAKVAEALGDNALFIAMDVADEAQVSAGVSQVLGQFGRLDALVSNAAIANPHNQTLESLSLAQWNRVLAVNLNGPMLLAKHCAPYLRAHGGSIVNLASTRARQSEPDTEAYAASKGGLLALTHALAMSLGPEIRVNAVSPGWIDARDPSQRRAEPLTDADHAQHPAGRVGTVEDVAALVAWLLSRQSGFVTGQEFVVDGGMSRKMIYT; translated from the coding sequence ATGGAAATCCGCGGCGGTGGGCCAGGCCATAACGGCCGGGTCGCCCTGGTGACCGGTGCCGCCCGCGGCATCGGCCTGGGCATCGCCGCGTGGCTGATCTGCGAAGGTTGGCAGGTGGTGCTGAGCGATCTTGATCGCCAGCGCGGCGCCAAGGTGGCCGAGGCGCTGGGTGACAACGCCTTGTTCATTGCCATGGATGTGGCTGACGAAGCGCAGGTCAGCGCCGGGGTGTCCCAGGTGCTCGGCCAGTTCGGCCGCCTGGATGCGCTGGTCAGCAATGCGGCCATCGCCAACCCGCACAACCAGACGCTGGAAAGCTTATCGCTGGCCCAGTGGAACCGTGTGCTGGCGGTCAACCTCAATGGCCCGATGCTGCTGGCCAAGCACTGTGCGCCGTACCTGCGCGCCCATGGCGGTTCCATCGTCAACCTGGCCTCGACCCGCGCGCGGCAGTCCGAACCGGATACCGAGGCGTATGCTGCGAGTAAAGGTGGCCTGCTGGCCTTGACCCATGCCCTGGCCATGAGCCTGGGCCCGGAGATTCGCGTCAATGCGGTGAGCCCGGGCTGGATCGATGCCCGCGACCCGTCGCAGCGCCGCGCCGAACCCCTGACCGACGCCGACCATGCCCAGCATCCGGCGGGCAGGGTAGGGACGGTGGAGGACGTCGCGGCGCTGGTGGCCTGGTTGCTGTCGCGCCAGTCAGGCTTCGTCACTGGCCAGGAATTTGTGGTCGATGGCGGCATGAGCCGCAAGATGATCTACACCTGA
- a CDS encoding IS1182 family transposase, which produces MAYIQGESRSQTSLFPVSLEELIPEDHLVRVIDLYVARLDLAQLGFDKAQPKATGRPAYDPADQLKLYLYGYFQRIRSSRRLEAECQRNIEVMWLINRLKPDFKTIADFRKNNKAAFVTTCRAFVQFCRTAGLIAGDLVAIDGSKFQAVASARRQLNLNQLKRQDEKLDKRIAQYLAELDAADQSEGEQVIDRTAIKAALAKLEAKQQDNRTCQALMESMGLEQFNTHESDARMMRTPKGARVSYNVQTAVDAEHCLILHHEVTQEGDDRKQLEPMAKAAKAELGQEALTVTADMGYSNGQQFQACEEASITAYVPPNRTSNPGGEALFERKDFTYDAEQDRYQCPAGQWLTLKQRYKGDRIYQAAISDCAGCALKAQCTTAKRRYVSRHAQEEAFERMAQRMQLHPEMMERRRSIVEHPFGNLKQWLFGNGRFLLRQLEGTRAEMALAVTAYNLKRAISVLSAKQMMQMMG; this is translated from the coding sequence ATGGCCTACATCCAGGGAGAATCCCGCAGCCAGACCAGTCTGTTCCCGGTCTCGCTGGAAGAGCTGATCCCCGAGGATCACCTCGTTCGTGTCATCGACCTGTATGTCGCTAGGCTGGATCTGGCGCAGCTAGGTTTCGACAAGGCCCAGCCCAAGGCCACTGGGCGCCCCGCCTACGACCCCGCCGACCAGCTCAAGCTTTATCTCTATGGCTATTTTCAGCGCATCCGTTCATCGCGGCGTCTGGAAGCCGAGTGCCAGCGCAACATCGAAGTGATGTGGTTGATCAACCGACTCAAACCTGACTTCAAGACCATCGCTGACTTCCGCAAGAACAACAAAGCTGCTTTCGTTACGACGTGCCGGGCCTTTGTGCAGTTCTGCCGAACTGCCGGTTTGATTGCCGGTGACCTGGTTGCCATCGACGGGAGCAAGTTTCAGGCGGTCGCTTCCGCGCGACGCCAGTTGAACTTGAATCAACTCAAGCGCCAAGACGAGAAGCTGGATAAGCGGATCGCCCAATACCTGGCTGAGTTGGATGCCGCTGACCAGTCTGAGGGCGAGCAAGTAATAGATCGCACTGCGATCAAAGCGGCCCTGGCGAAGCTTGAGGCAAAGCAGCAAGACAACCGCACTTGTCAGGCCTTGATGGAATCGATGGGGCTGGAGCAATTCAACACGCACGAAAGCGATGCCCGAATGATGCGCACGCCAAAAGGAGCGCGTGTTTCCTATAACGTGCAGACCGCCGTTGACGCAGAACACTGCCTGATTTTGCATCACGAGGTGACGCAAGAAGGCGATGATCGCAAGCAGCTTGAACCCATGGCTAAAGCGGCCAAGGCTGAACTGGGGCAGGAAGCGCTGACCGTGACAGCCGATATGGGCTACTCGAATGGCCAGCAGTTCCAGGCATGTGAGGAAGCCTCCATTACCGCGTACGTGCCGCCAAACCGAACCTCGAACCCAGGCGGCGAGGCATTATTCGAGCGCAAGGACTTTACCTACGACGCCGAACAGGATCGGTACCAGTGCCCGGCAGGTCAGTGGCTAACGCTAAAGCAGCGCTACAAGGGCGATCGGATCTACCAGGCGGCGATCAGTGATTGCGCCGGGTGCGCGCTGAAAGCCCAATGCACGACGGCCAAGCGCCGCTATGTCTCGCGTCACGCTCAAGAGGAAGCCTTTGAGCGCATGGCGCAGCGGATGCAGCTGCATCCAGAGATGATGGAGCGGCGTAGATCCATCGTGGAGCACCCGTTTGGTAATCTCAAACAATGGCTATTTGGAAACGGGCGCTTCTTGCTGCGACAACTCGAAGGCACAAGAGCTGAAATGGCTCTCGCTGTGACCGCTTACAACCTCAAGCGAGCGATCAGCGTCCTGAGTGCCAAGCAAATGATGCAAATGATGGGCTGA
- a CDS encoding methyl-accepting chemotaxis protein has protein sequence MKNLSVRLKLLLGLAPLLLLVTALAAIAVFSLSALTHRAERLVSVNYILDHLNDIRAAQMAYALTGEPAELQTLGKAQQQIDALIAENLAKMPYPQAQASLPAIRRIMQGYQQTLQHALDSNGRQLPVGIGKQLTAQVAEAIGQVNALISEQNLRSAQELQQRSQLMLGIFLTTVLLAGLVAWLLVRQICSPLQQALDMAQRIGAGELQESPVAHRRDEFGQLLQALQRSSANLRRALQQVSQVCTRLSGAAASLTGVIERTSQGAASQQAETSQVATAIGQMASAVQEVAHNSSLASEATRQASDKADLSLRVVCDTQQQITQLASDIGTSTEAVQQLSASAEQIGGIMTVIQSVAEQTNLLALNAAIEAARAGEAGRGFAVVADEVRSLAQRTQHSSAEIETLVATLQDDARHAVERMHGNRNSAGATVTLANQASEALQVITASVDDIQGMNQQIAASTEQQNAVVLTIQQNVENVRDVAQGSLSATREVQAAAVELKGLGEELQGLLGQFRL, from the coding sequence ATGAAAAACCTTTCGGTACGCCTGAAACTGCTGCTAGGCCTGGCGCCCCTGCTGCTGCTGGTCACCGCCCTGGCCGCCATTGCCGTGTTCAGCCTGTCGGCCCTCACCCACCGCGCCGAACGGCTGGTATCGGTGAACTACATCCTCGACCACCTCAACGACATACGCGCCGCACAAATGGCCTACGCCCTCACCGGCGAGCCTGCCGAGCTGCAGACGCTGGGCAAGGCCCAGCAACAGATCGACGCACTGATCGCTGAAAACCTGGCCAAAATGCCCTACCCCCAGGCCCAGGCAAGCCTGCCGGCGATTCGCCGGATCATGCAGGGCTACCAGCAAACCCTGCAGCACGCCCTGGACAGCAATGGCCGGCAACTGCCGGTGGGCATCGGCAAACAACTGACGGCGCAGGTGGCCGAGGCCATCGGCCAGGTGAACGCGCTGATCAGCGAGCAGAACCTGCGCAGCGCCCAAGAGCTGCAGCAACGCTCACAGCTGATGCTGGGCATATTCCTGACCACCGTACTGCTGGCCGGACTGGTCGCCTGGTTGCTGGTCCGGCAGATCTGCAGCCCCCTGCAGCAAGCCCTGGACATGGCCCAGCGCATTGGCGCAGGCGAGTTGCAAGAAAGCCCGGTCGCACACCGCCGCGACGAATTCGGCCAGTTGCTGCAGGCACTGCAGCGCAGCAGCGCCAACCTGCGGCGTGCCCTGCAGCAGGTCAGCCAGGTCTGTACGCGGCTGTCGGGCGCCGCGGCCTCGCTGACCGGCGTCATCGAGCGCACCAGCCAGGGGGCGGCCAGCCAACAGGCCGAAACCAGCCAGGTGGCCACCGCAATAGGCCAGATGGCCAGCGCCGTACAGGAGGTGGCCCACAACAGCTCGCTGGCCAGCGAAGCTACCCGCCAGGCCAGCGACAAAGCCGACCTCAGCCTGCGTGTGGTGTGCGATACCCAACAGCAGATCACCCAGCTGGCCAGCGATATCGGTACCAGTACCGAGGCAGTGCAACAGTTGTCGGCATCCGCCGAGCAGATCGGCGGCATCATGACGGTGATTCAGTCCGTGGCCGAGCAGACCAACCTGCTGGCGCTCAATGCCGCGATCGAGGCCGCCCGTGCTGGCGAGGCCGGGCGCGGCTTTGCCGTGGTTGCCGACGAGGTGCGCAGCCTGGCCCAGCGCACCCAGCATTCCAGCGCCGAAATCGAAACCCTGGTCGCCACCCTGCAGGACGACGCCCGGCATGCCGTCGAGCGCATGCACGGCAATCGCAACAGCGCCGGGGCGACCGTGACCCTGGCCAACCAGGCCAGCGAGGCGCTGCAAGTCATCACCGCCAGCGTCGACGACATCCAGGGCATGAACCAGCAGATCGCCGCCAGCACCGAACAACAAAACGCCGTGGTGCTGACCATCCAGCAAAATGTGGAAAACGTTCGTGATGTGGCACAGGGCTCGCTGAGTGCCACACGTGAGGTACAGGCAGCAGCCGTTGAGCTGAAAGGGCTGGGTGAAGAGCTGCAGGGGTTGCTGGGGCAGTTCAGGCTTTGA
- a CDS encoding DUF2242 domain-containing protein yields the protein MSRSSVYGALGLALVLAGVTGCSSKKPAVYEHENFDDSGTFSRSFSVSEAGSCEAARRALLSQGYIITSSDANQVAGNKSFQQTAENHMQISFNITCVPDMSDKQRSTMFANALQDRYTLKKSNTSASLGVGVLGSVSMPIGSTDDSMVKVASETVTAPQFYDRYFALVESYLPKPKKVKKPEAEPAKVEMPAQDLGLPEPAPAALVPAAQPAAPVAVSAPEPAPASVAPATEPPATAVPASEAPAAPVVDDSQGSQPVAPPVEAAPIQVQQQAPQSEAAPASL from the coding sequence ATGTCCAGATCATCCGTCTACGGTGCGCTCGGGCTGGCCCTGGTGCTGGCGGGCGTGACCGGTTGCTCCTCGAAGAAGCCTGCCGTGTACGAACACGAGAACTTCGACGACTCGGGCACCTTCTCGCGCAGCTTCTCGGTCAGCGAGGCGGGCTCGTGCGAGGCCGCGCGGCGCGCGTTGCTCAGCCAGGGCTACATCATCACCAGCAGTGATGCCAACCAGGTGGCCGGCAACAAGAGCTTCCAGCAGACCGCCGAAAACCACATGCAGATCAGCTTCAACATCACCTGCGTGCCCGATATGAGCGACAAGCAGCGCTCGACCATGTTCGCCAACGCGCTGCAGGACCGTTACACCCTGAAAAAGTCCAACACCTCGGCAAGCCTTGGCGTGGGTGTGCTGGGTTCGGTGTCGATGCCGATCGGCTCTACCGACGATTCCATGGTCAAGGTCGCCAGCGAGACGGTCACTGCGCCGCAGTTCTACGACCGTTACTTCGCCCTGGTGGAAAGCTACCTGCCAAAACCGAAGAAAGTGAAAAAGCCCGAAGCCGAACCTGCCAAGGTCGAAATGCCCGCCCAGGACCTCGGCCTGCCGGAACCTGCGCCCGCGGCACTGGTCCCGGCCGCGCAACCCGCCGCGCCGGTTGCCGTGAGCGCGCCGGAGCCTGCGCCAGCAAGCGTGGCACCTGCCACCGAGCCGCCGGCAACCGCCGTACCCGCCAGTGAGGCACCTGCCGCACCGGTAGTGGATGACAGCCAGGGCTCGCAGCCCGTTGCACCGCCCGTTGAAGCTGCGCCGATCCAGGTGCAGCAGCAGGCCCCGCAAAGCGAGGCGGCGCCGGCTTCGCTGTAA
- a CDS encoding AraC family transcriptional regulator: MATPRVRLGDLSVGFVQPLAEALLKLGHDPQPLLLRYSLDAPRLAEPSARLSIPRYMHLGHAAITLCNEPALGLHMGRLSRLAQAGLAGITASQAPTLGEAARTLLRFEPLYAANYRGHSTFHEDAQGAWLRFYSISPYNSYNRFVVDSLLAGWLAQLGALVGRSVQAERLEIEFQAPAYAAQYQSLCSNAVQFGADGNQLRLDSSTLALTNPQHCPSTWRHLLQLCETELAQRSRVRGLAERIVHLLGPLLNGGREPDLEEVAQHLHLPTWTLRRKLAEEGTRFRDLLNDTRRDLAEAYIRDTELAFGEIAYLLGFASAEAFQRAFKRWSGLTPGEYRRMQRLTG, encoded by the coding sequence ATGGCCACTCCCCGAGTACGCCTGGGTGACCTGTCGGTAGGTTTTGTCCAGCCGCTGGCTGAAGCGCTGCTGAAGCTGGGGCACGACCCACAACCGCTATTACTGCGATACAGCCTGGACGCACCACGACTGGCCGAACCCAGCGCACGCCTGTCAATCCCCCGCTACATGCACCTGGGCCATGCCGCCATTACCTTGTGCAACGAACCGGCTCTTGGACTGCACATGGGCCGCTTGAGCCGCTTGGCTCAAGCCGGTCTGGCCGGCATCACGGCGAGCCAGGCACCCACCCTGGGCGAAGCGGCACGCACGCTGCTACGCTTCGAACCGCTTTACGCCGCAAACTACCGTGGCCATTCAACCTTCCACGAAGATGCCCAGGGCGCCTGGTTACGGTTCTATTCAATAAGCCCGTACAACAGCTACAACCGCTTCGTGGTCGACTCGCTGCTGGCCGGCTGGCTGGCGCAACTGGGGGCATTGGTCGGCAGGTCAGTGCAGGCCGAACGCCTGGAGATCGAATTCCAAGCTCCTGCCTATGCTGCGCAGTACCAAAGCCTGTGCAGCAACGCCGTCCAGTTCGGCGCCGACGGCAACCAACTGCGCCTGGACAGCAGCACCCTGGCCCTGACCAATCCGCAGCACTGCCCGAGTACGTGGCGGCATCTGTTGCAACTGTGTGAGACGGAGCTTGCGCAACGAAGCCGGGTACGCGGCCTGGCCGAGCGCATCGTCCACCTGCTGGGGCCGCTGCTCAATGGCGGGCGCGAGCCGGACCTTGAGGAAGTGGCGCAGCACCTGCACCTGCCCACCTGGACCTTGCGCCGCAAGCTGGCCGAAGAGGGCACGCGCTTTCGCGACCTGCTCAACGACACGCGCCGCGACCTGGCCGAAGCCTATATCCGCGACACGGAACTGGCTTTCGGCGAGATCGCCTATCTGTTGGGGTTTGCCTCGGCCGAGGCGTTCCAGCGCGCATTCAAGCGCTGGAGCGGGCTGACGCCGGGGGAATATCGCCGCATGCAGCGGCTGACGGGTTAA
- a CDS encoding nitrilase-related carbon-nitrogen hydrolase gives MRKVLAGALSLVLIATLFGYGFWTVQRPEGHYLSDLRIELAINQGIPGEHGNLLGVEPLLYPGDYQNLTRLHRKLAAYLQQAREQGLVNPRTVVVLPEHIGTWLWARGEKRELYQVTQRREAWQWLELSNPLRYGLAMLAAHGHDRRSDAHLRMKATQMAADYQLLFGNLAREFGVTLVAGSIILPAPYVEDGVLRTGNGPLFNSSLVFASDGSLLGQPQYQQYPDSENRRYIHSGADHPLQVVQTPAGRLGVLVGSDSWYPPNYRQLDKQSVQLIANPVFLSGKHSWHEPWRGNRHQALSANLPLQRGQVSEQSAWQQLTQTGANGIASMSVFLRGQFWELGSDGQGFASRADTQWVGNPSQGARLLNLWL, from the coding sequence ATGCGTAAAGTGCTAGCCGGCGCCCTGTCGCTGGTCCTCATCGCCACTCTCTTCGGCTACGGCTTCTGGACCGTGCAACGACCAGAGGGCCACTACCTGTCCGACCTGCGTATCGAACTGGCAATCAACCAGGGCATACCCGGTGAGCATGGCAACTTGCTGGGCGTCGAGCCATTGCTCTACCCCGGCGACTACCAAAACCTTACCCGCCTGCACCGCAAACTTGCAGCCTATCTGCAACAAGCCCGTGAACAAGGGCTGGTCAACCCGCGTACCGTTGTGGTTTTGCCGGAACACATCGGTACCTGGCTGTGGGCCCGGGGTGAGAAACGCGAGCTTTACCAAGTCACTCAGCGCCGTGAAGCCTGGCAGTGGCTGGAACTCAGCAACCCGCTGCGTTATGGCCTGGCAATGCTGGCCGCCCATGGACACGACCGCCGCTCGGATGCGCACCTGCGCATGAAAGCCACGCAAATGGCGGCAGATTATCAGCTTCTGTTCGGTAACCTGGCCCGGGAGTTCGGCGTAACGCTGGTGGCCGGGTCGATCATCCTGCCGGCACCCTATGTAGAGGACGGCGTGCTGCGCACCGGGAATGGCCCCCTGTTCAACAGCAGCCTGGTTTTCGCCAGCGACGGCTCGTTGCTGGGCCAGCCGCAGTATCAGCAATACCCCGACAGCGAAAACCGTCGCTACATCCATAGCGGTGCCGACCACCCGCTGCAAGTCGTGCAAACCCCCGCAGGGCGCTTGGGCGTGCTGGTCGGGAGCGACAGCTGGTACCCGCCGAACTACCGGCAACTGGACAAGCAATCGGTACAGCTGATCGCCAATCCGGTGTTCCTCAGTGGCAAACACAGCTGGCATGAACCCTGGCGCGGCAACCGGCATCAGGCGCTCAGCGCCAACCTGCCATTGCAACGTGGCCAAGTCAGCGAACAGAGTGCCTGGCAACAACTGACGCAGACCGGTGCCAACGGCATTGCCAGCATGAGCGTATTCCTGCGCGGCCAGTTCTGGGAGTTAGGTAGCGACGGCCAGGGCTTTGCCAGCCGAGCCGACACACAGTGGGTTGGCAATCCCAGCCAGGGTGCCCGCCTGCTCAACCTGTGGTTGTAA
- a CDS encoding aspartyl/asparaginyl beta-hydroxylase domain-containing protein has translation MNTGAFLIKKDFFIEDEIKEIASLAVSIEQEKTNVHGEGKYKDIQWHKVDLTPEAHPFVARIYEFLGAEKNGICVFYYLSPGAVLHPHRDLTGASSNARLRFHVPIITHDNIFFNVSRERVVMSPGELWALDTSFLHEVRNEGDSTRVHIVIECQVNEAVKRHLPVKNLSGRLHDVYFVLILGLSFMKSLLVNIWKDPKYFWAQMQMLKKFVGWRVFGKKDVK, from the coding sequence ATGAATACTGGCGCTTTTTTGATAAAGAAAGATTTCTTTATTGAAGACGAGATCAAGGAAATTGCCAGCCTGGCTGTTTCTATAGAGCAAGAAAAGACCAATGTACACGGCGAGGGCAAGTACAAGGATATTCAGTGGCATAAAGTCGACCTTACCCCTGAGGCGCATCCGTTCGTTGCCAGAATCTACGAGTTTCTGGGCGCGGAAAAAAACGGCATTTGTGTGTTTTACTACTTGTCACCGGGTGCAGTCCTGCATCCACATCGAGATCTGACCGGCGCATCGAGCAATGCCCGTCTGCGTTTTCACGTCCCGATCATCACCCACGACAACATATTTTTCAATGTGTCCCGGGAGCGCGTGGTGATGTCCCCGGGTGAGTTGTGGGCACTGGATACTTCCTTTTTGCATGAGGTTCGCAATGAAGGGGATAGCACGCGTGTCCATATTGTTATCGAGTGCCAGGTCAATGAAGCGGTGAAGCGTCATTTGCCTGTGAAAAACTTGAGCGGGCGCCTGCACGATGTTTATTTCGTGCTGATATTGGGGCTCAGTTTCATGAAGTCGCTGCTGGTCAATATCTGGAAGGACCCCAAGTATTTCTGGGCGCAGATGCAGATGCTGAAAAAGTTTGTTGGCTGGCGGGTGTTCGGTAAGAAGGATGTGAAGTAG
- a CDS encoding NADPH-dependent 2,4-dienoyl-CoA reductase, translating to MATQAYPHLLAPLDLGFTTLRNRTLMGSMHTGLEERPGGFERMAAYFAERARGGVGLMVTGGIAPNEEGGVYSGAAKLSTEEEADKHRIVTEAVHAAGGKICLQILHAGRYAYSPKQVAPSAIQAPINPFKPRELDEDGIEKQIRDFVTCASLAQRAGYDGVEVMGSEGYFINQFLAAHTNHRTDRWGGSYQNRMRLAVEIVRRVREAVGREFIIIFRLSMLDLVEGGSNWGEIVELAKAIEQAGATLINTGIGWHEARIPTIATKVPRAAFTKVTAKLRGAVGIPLITTNRINTPEVAEAVLAEGDADMVSMARPFLADPDFVNKAAAGRGDEINTCIGCNQACLDHTFGGKLTSCLVNPRACHETELNYLPVRAVKRIAVVGAGPAGLSAATVAAERGHEVTLFDAAGEIGGQFNVAKRVPGKEEFFETLRYFANKLRSTGVDLRLNTWVDVQALLAGGFDEVILATGIAPRTPAIPGIDNPKVLSYLDVLLQRKPVGERVAVIGAGGIGFDVSEYLVHKGVATSQDREAFWKEWGIDTQLDARGGVAGVQPEPHAPARQVYLLQRKKTKVGDGLGKTTGWIHRTGLKNKQVQMLNSVEYLSIDDAGLHVRIGEGEPQLLAVDNIVVCAGQDPLRELHEGLLAAGQSVHLIGGADVAAELDAKRAINQGSRLAAEL from the coding sequence ATGGCTACCCAAGCTTACCCGCACCTGCTGGCCCCCCTCGACCTGGGTTTCACCACCTTGCGCAACCGCACCCTGATGGGCTCGATGCACACCGGCCTGGAGGAGCGCCCGGGCGGTTTCGAGCGCATGGCGGCCTACTTTGCCGAGCGTGCCCGGGGTGGGGTGGGCCTGATGGTCACCGGCGGCATCGCACCGAACGAGGAGGGCGGGGTGTACTCGGGCGCGGCCAAGCTGAGCACCGAGGAAGAAGCCGACAAGCACCGCATCGTCACCGAGGCGGTGCACGCCGCCGGTGGCAAGATCTGCCTGCAGATCCTGCATGCCGGGCGCTACGCCTACAGCCCCAAGCAAGTGGCGCCCAGCGCCATTCAGGCGCCGATCAACCCGTTCAAGCCGCGTGAGCTGGACGAAGACGGCATCGAGAAGCAGATCCGCGATTTCGTCACCTGCGCAAGCCTGGCCCAGCGCGCCGGCTATGACGGGGTCGAAGTGATGGGCTCGGAAGGCTACTTCATCAACCAGTTCCTCGCCGCCCACACCAACCACCGCACCGACCGCTGGGGTGGCAGCTACCAGAACCGCATGCGCCTGGCAGTGGAGATCGTGCGCCGGGTGCGCGAGGCGGTCGGGCGCGAGTTCATCATCATCTTCCGCCTGTCGATGCTCGACCTGGTCGAGGGTGGCAGCAACTGGGGCGAAATCGTCGAACTGGCCAAGGCGATCGAGCAGGCTGGTGCCACCCTCATCAACACCGGCATCGGCTGGCACGAGGCGCGCATCCCGACCATCGCCACCAAGGTGCCGCGGGCGGCGTTCACCAAGGTGACCGCCAAGTTGCGCGGCGCGGTGGGAATTCCGCTGATCACCACCAACCGTATCAACACCCCGGAAGTGGCCGAGGCCGTACTGGCCGAGGGTGATGCCGACATGGTCTCCATGGCCCGGCCGTTCCTCGCCGACCCGGACTTCGTCAACAAGGCCGCTGCCGGCCGGGGTGACGAGATCAACACCTGCATCGGTTGCAACCAGGCCTGCCTCGACCACACCTTCGGCGGCAAGCTCACCAGTTGCCTGGTCAACCCCCGCGCCTGCCACGAGACCGAGCTCAACTACCTGCCGGTGCGTGCGGTCAAGCGCATTGCCGTGGTAGGGGCAGGCCCCGCCGGCTTGTCGGCCGCCACCGTGGCCGCCGAGCGCGGCCACGAGGTGACCCTGTTTGACGCCGCCGGCGAGATTGGCGGGCAGTTCAACGTGGCCAAGCGCGTACCGGGCAAGGAAGAGTTCTTCGAGACACTGCGTTACTTTGCCAACAAGCTGCGCAGCACCGGCGTCGACCTGCGTCTGAACACCTGGGTGGATGTGCAGGCGCTGCTGGCTGGCGGCTTTGACGAGGTCATCCTGGCCACCGGCATCGCCCCGCGTACCCCGGCCATCCCCGGCATCGACAACCCCAAGGTGCTCAGCTACCTGGACGTGTTGCTGCAGCGCAAGCCGGTGGGCGAGCGGGTGGCGGTGATCGGCGCGGGCGGCATCGGCTTCGATGTGTCCGAGTACCTGGTGCACAAGGGCGTGGCCACCAGCCAGGACCGCGAGGCGTTCTGGAAGGAGTGGGGCATCGACACCCAGCTTGACGCCCGTGGCGGGGTGGCGGGCGTGCAGCCCGAGCCGCACGCCCCGGCGCGCCAGGTGTACCTGCTGCAGCGCAAGAAAACCAAGGTGGGCGACGGCCTGGGCAAGACCACCGGCTGGATTCACCGCACGGGGCTCAAGAACAAGCAGGTGCAGATGCTCAATAGCGTGGAATACCTGAGCATCGACGATGCCGGCCTGCACGTGCGCATCGGCGAGGGCGAGCCACAGT